Proteins from a genomic interval of Enterococcus faecium:
- a CDS encoding DUF1129 domain-containing protein: MEPEQLRAIVKENNSLETKLTKRNQQYIFDLKKSLEAANLSEEEKVKALHDILPTLVAEQKGGRTARQLFGTVSERTEAIINKPAEVKNSSTPLLMWLDNTLLLLGLLSIMIAITGLFSRGTTPAYGFSTLVLGSAIGGWVFYMMYKYIYQYEYPGADRSKKPGMGKTLLILGGTTLLWVVLFSATTLLPPVINPVLDPVVVIIIGATALAIRYYLKKKYGIIGSLSVPRR, from the coding sequence ATGGAACCAGAACAATTACGAGCAATCGTAAAAGAAAACAATAGTTTAGAAACAAAATTAACCAAAAGAAATCAACAGTACATTTTTGATTTGAAAAAATCTTTAGAAGCAGCGAATTTGTCTGAAGAAGAAAAAGTAAAAGCCCTTCATGACATTCTGCCTACTTTAGTTGCAGAACAAAAAGGCGGAAGAACAGCCCGTCAATTGTTTGGGACAGTCTCTGAAAGAACGGAAGCAATCATCAATAAGCCAGCAGAAGTAAAAAATTCATCCACCCCTTTATTGATGTGGTTAGATAATACGTTGCTGTTGCTTGGTCTATTAAGTATCATGATTGCGATTACCGGATTGTTTTCACGTGGAACAACGCCAGCTTATGGCTTTTCTACACTCGTTCTAGGTTCTGCAATCGGTGGCTGGGTCTTTTATATGATGTACAAATACATCTATCAATATGAATATCCCGGAGCAGATCGAAGCAAGAAACCAGGAATGGGTAAGACATTGCTTATCCTAGGTGGAACGACACTTCTTTGGGTCGTACTGTTTTCTGCGACAACACTATTGCCACCAGTTATCAATCCAGTATTAGATCCAGTAGTAGTTATCATTATCGGGGCAACTGCTTTAGCAATCCGTTACTACTTGAAGAAAAAATACGGGATTATTGGAAGTTTATCCGTCCCAAGAAGATAA
- the ychF gene encoding redox-regulated ATPase YchF, producing MALTAGIVGLPNVGKSTLFNAITKAGAEAANYPFATIDPNVGMVEVPDWRLQRLTELVHPKKTVPTTFEFTDIAGIVKGASKGEGLGNQFLSHIRQVDAICHVVRCFDDDNITHVEGRVDPLEDIDTINLELVLADLESINKRYTRVAKVAKTKDKDAVAELAVLDKIKPVLEEGKSARTIEFTEEEQKIVKSLFLLTTKPILYVANVSEDDVADADANHYVQEVRNFAAEENAEVIVVSARAEEEIAELDEEDKAEFLEALGIEESGLDQLIRAAYDLLGLATYFTAGEQEVRAWTFKKGIKAPQAAGIIHSDFERGFIRAETVSFEDLDHYGNMHAAKEAGRVRLEGKDYVVQDGDVMLFRFNV from the coding sequence ATGGCATTGACTGCTGGAATTGTTGGGTTGCCCAACGTAGGAAAATCAACTTTGTTTAATGCGATCACAAAAGCAGGAGCAGAAGCAGCAAACTATCCCTTTGCGACGATCGACCCCAACGTAGGGATGGTAGAAGTACCTGACTGGCGTTTGCAACGCTTAACAGAACTTGTACATCCGAAAAAAACTGTTCCGACGACTTTTGAATTTACAGATATTGCTGGAATCGTAAAAGGCGCAAGTAAAGGAGAAGGTTTGGGAAATCAATTCTTAAGCCATATCCGCCAAGTAGACGCTATTTGTCACGTTGTTCGCTGTTTTGATGATGATAATATTACTCACGTAGAAGGACGTGTTGATCCACTAGAAGATATTGATACGATCAACTTGGAACTAGTGTTAGCAGACTTAGAATCTATCAACAAACGCTATACTCGTGTAGCAAAAGTTGCTAAAACCAAAGATAAAGATGCAGTGGCAGAACTAGCTGTACTGGATAAAATCAAACCTGTACTGGAAGAAGGAAAATCTGCCCGAACGATCGAATTTACTGAAGAAGAACAAAAAATCGTTAAATCACTATTTTTATTGACGACAAAACCAATTCTTTATGTAGCCAATGTCTCAGAAGATGACGTAGCAGATGCAGACGCGAATCATTATGTACAAGAAGTGCGCAACTTTGCTGCAGAAGAAAATGCAGAAGTGATCGTGGTCAGTGCTCGTGCAGAAGAAGAAATCGCAGAATTAGATGAAGAAGACAAAGCGGAATTTTTAGAAGCTTTAGGAATCGAAGAATCAGGTTTGGATCAGTTGATCCGTGCTGCTTATGATTTGTTAGGCTTAGCTACTTACTTTACTGCTGGGGAACAAGAAGTACGTGCTTGGACATTCAAAAAAGGAATCAAAGCACCACAAGCAGCAGGAATCATCCATTCAGATTTCGAACGCGGATTTATCCGTGCAGAAACTGTCTCTTTTGAAGACTTGGATCATTACGGAAACATGCATGCAGCAAAAGAAGCTGGACGTGTTCGATTAGAAGGAAAAGATTATGTCGTACAAGACGGCGACGTAATGTTATTCCGCTTTAATGTGTAA
- a CDS encoding DUF951 domain-containing protein, whose translation MYDLHDIVEMKKPHACQTNRWEVIRMGADIKIRCMNCGHIVMMTRRDFEKKLKKVIEKNAEKE comes from the coding sequence ATGTACGACTTGCACGATATCGTTGAAATGAAAAAACCTCACGCTTGCCAGACGAATCGCTGGGAAGTCATTCGAATGGGCGCAGATATCAAAATCAGATGTATGAATTGCGGACATATCGTCATGATGACCCGTCGAGATTTTGAAAAGAAATTAAAAAAAGTAATTGAAAAAAATGCAGAGAAAGAGTGA